One Streptosporangiales bacterium DNA segment encodes these proteins:
- a CDS encoding sodium-translocating pyrophosphatase, giving the protein MSGLTVSAESFDLSGAYVTVVVIVGVVALLALAVAGALAREVLRAGQGTERMQNIAGAVQEGAAAYLKRQFVTLAPFVVLLVILLSLLPAESMTVRIGRSAFFVVGALFSAVTGFAGMWLAVRGNVRVAAAAREAGGERKAMRIAFRTGGVAGMFTVGLGLLGAVIVVLAYNSDAPTVLEGFGFGAALLAMFMRVGGGIYTKAADVGADLVGKVEQGIPEDDPRNAATIADNVGDNVGDCAGMAADLFESYAVMLVAALILGKIAFGAEGLVFPLIVPMIGVITAVIGIFVVSPRTKDRSGMTAINRGFFVSAIVSAVLVVIASFVFLPSSFDQLSGSEVSNFDGNPRYIAIGAVIIGLLLASVIQVLTGYFTETNRRPVREIGESSRTGPATVILSGISVGLESAVYTALLIGAAVYGAFLLGDGNAQVALFAVALAGTGLLTTVGVIVSSDTFGPVSDNAQGIAEMSGDVEGEAAEVLTRLDAVGNTTKAITKGIAIATAVLAATALFGAFKSAVEGALPEGETFGLSIDNPNVLVGLMIGAAVVFFFAGLAIMAVSRAAGQVVYEVRKQFREHPGIMDYSERPDYSRVVDICTKDSLRELATPGLLAVLAPIAVGFGLGYAPLGAYLGGAIAAGTLMAVFLANSGGAWDNAKKLVEDGFHGGKGSEAHEATIIGDTVGDPFKDTAGPAINPLLKVMNLVSLLIAPAVVAYADNVPLRIGVALVAVAVLVAAVVIAKRRSVSVADNDSEEEQQTAAA; this is encoded by the coding sequence ATGTCCGGCCTGACCGTCAGCGCCGAAAGCTTTGACCTGAGCGGCGCTTACGTCACCGTAGTCGTAATCGTCGGGGTAGTAGCCCTACTCGCGTTGGCCGTCGCCGGCGCGCTCGCCCGCGAGGTTCTCCGCGCGGGCCAGGGCACCGAGCGCATGCAGAACATTGCAGGTGCGGTGCAAGAGGGTGCGGCTGCGTATCTCAAACGCCAGTTCGTGACGCTGGCGCCGTTCGTGGTGCTCCTCGTCATCTTGCTTTCGTTGCTTCCCGCGGAGTCGATGACCGTACGCATCGGGCGTTCGGCCTTCTTCGTCGTGGGCGCGTTGTTCTCGGCTGTCACCGGGTTCGCCGGCATGTGGCTGGCTGTGCGCGGCAACGTGCGGGTCGCCGCGGCCGCGCGCGAGGCAGGTGGCGAGCGGAAGGCGATGCGGATCGCGTTCCGCACAGGCGGCGTCGCGGGCATGTTCACCGTCGGCCTTGGCCTGCTCGGTGCCGTGATCGTCGTGCTCGCCTACAACTCCGACGCCCCGACCGTGCTCGAAGGCTTCGGCTTCGGTGCCGCGCTGCTCGCCATGTTCATGCGGGTCGGCGGCGGCATCTACACCAAGGCCGCCGACGTCGGCGCGGACCTGGTCGGCAAGGTCGAGCAGGGCATCCCCGAGGACGACCCGCGCAACGCCGCCACGATCGCCGACAACGTCGGTGACAACGTGGGTGACTGTGCCGGTATGGCCGCCGACCTGTTCGAGTCGTACGCGGTCATGCTGGTCGCGGCGCTGATCCTCGGCAAGATCGCGTTCGGCGCGGAGGGCCTGGTCTTCCCGCTGATCGTCCCGATGATCGGTGTGATCACCGCGGTGATCGGCATCTTCGTGGTCTCGCCACGCACGAAGGACCGCAGCGGTATGACGGCGATCAACCGCGGCTTCTTCGTCTCCGCGATCGTCTCTGCGGTGCTCGTCGTGATCGCCTCGTTCGTCTTCCTGCCGAGCAGCTTCGACCAGCTGAGCGGCTCCGAGGTGAGCAACTTCGACGGCAACCCGCGCTACATCGCGATCGGTGCGGTGATCATCGGTCTGCTGCTGGCGAGCGTCATCCAGGTGCTCACCGGGTACTTCACCGAGACCAACAGGCGTCCGGTGCGGGAGATCGGGGAGAGCTCACGCACCGGCCCCGCGACGGTGATACTCTCCGGCATCTCGGTGGGCCTGGAGTCCGCCGTCTACACCGCGTTGCTGATCGGCGCCGCGGTCTACGGCGCGTTCCTGCTCGGTGACGGCAACGCGCAGGTGGCGCTGTTCGCCGTCGCGCTGGCCGGCACCGGCCTGCTGACCACGGTCGGCGTCATCGTGTCGTCCGACACCTTCGGCCCGGTCTCCGACAACGCGCAGGGCATCGCGGAGATGTCCGGCGACGTCGAGGGCGAGGCCGCCGAGGTGCTCACCAGGCTGGACGCCGTGGGCAACACCACGAAGGCGATCACCAAGGGCATCGCGATCGCGACGGCCGTGCTCGCGGCGACCGCGCTGTTCGGGGCGTTCAAGTCGGCGGTGGAGGGCGCGCTGCCTGAGGGCGAGACGTTCGGTCTGTCCATCGACAACCCGAACGTGCTCGTCGGCCTGATGATCGGTGCCGCGGTGGTGTTCTTCTTCGCCGGCCTGGCGATCATGGCGGTCAGCCGGGCCGCCGGCCAGGTGGTGTACGAGGTGCGCAAGCAGTTCCGCGAGCACCCGGGGATCATGGACTACAGCGAGCGCCCGGACTACAGCCGCGTGGTCGACATCTGCACGAAGGACTCGCTGCGCGAGCTCGCCACGCCTGGTCTGCTCGCGGTGCTCGCACCGATCGCAGTCGGCTTCGGTCTCGGCTACGCGCCGCTGGGTGCGTACCTGGGCGGCGCGATCGCGGCCGGCACGCTGATGGCCGTCTTCCTCGCCAACTCCGGTGGCGCCTGGGACAACGCCAAGAAGCTCGTCGAGGACGGCTTCCACGGCGGCAAGGGTTCCGAGGCGCACGAGGCGACGATCATCGGTGACACCGTCGGTGACCCGTTCAAGGACACCGCGGGCCCGGCGATCAACCCGCTGCTGAAGGTGATGAACCTGGTGTCGCTGCTGATCGCGCCGGCCGTCGTCGCGTACGCCGACAACGTGCCGCTGCGTATCGGCGTGGCACTCGTCGCCGTGGCGGTGCTCGTCGCCGCCGTGGTGATCGCCAAGCGGCGCTCGGTGTCGGTCGCCGACAACGACAGCGAGGAAGAGCAGCAGACCGCCGCTGCCTGA